A genomic window from Phoenix dactylifera cultivar Barhee BC4 unplaced genomic scaffold, palm_55x_up_171113_PBpolish2nd_filt_p 000092F, whole genome shotgun sequence includes:
- the LOC103718698 gene encoding myosin-1-like — MSSAMPLTPLATKSSLEEMLEALEQRDRKAKDVPPALPVRPTLRGRLPSSRRSLLLNSKIETNTAECLMKDPKKWVQNKDGQAWKEDKEAVFKSSIFGSKRFSKSDQPEESPYDKISKLDSYEERSEDVNGSGSPVDPLSLVGLLEEKLRFGHIKNYVLKKKLQVWCRLPDAEWGLGEIQSISGNNANILLPEGRVLAVLVENLLPSNPQVLDGVDDLIQLSYLNEPSVLHNLKCRYVHDMVYTKAGLVLVAINPFKEVPLYGDDYIAAYKEKTTENPHVYAIADSAFNEMMRDGVNQSIIISGESGAGKTETAKIAMQYLAALGGGSGIEYEILQTNPILEAFGNAKTLRNDNSSRFGKLIDIHFSTSGRICGAKIQTFLLEKSRVVQRAKGERSYHVFYQLCAGAPASLREKLNLKAANNYEYLKQSDCLRIDDVDDALRFHRLTEALDIVRVSKEDQESVFAMLAAVLWLGNIEYLVIDNENHVEVVPSEAVTNVTKLMGCKVPDLMLTLSTHKIQAGNDIVIQKLTLPQAISTRDALAKSIYSSLFDWLVEQINRSLEVGKSRTGRFISILDIYGFESYDKNSFEQFCINYANERLQQHFNRHPFKLEQEEYIQDGIDWTKVEFADNTECLNLFEKKPLGLLSLLDEELTFPKATDLTLADKLKQHLIGNRCFKAEREGAFRICHYAGEVLYETNGFLEKNGDPLHSDSIQLLLSCNCQLPQLLAAHLLNQSQNPVSPLRRLGSVESQKQSVAIKFKGQLFKLMQRLERTTPHFIRCIKPNNKQLPGIYENDLVLQQLRCCGVLEVVRISRSGYPSRMTHQQFAERYGFLLLEDVQFQDPLGVSVAILQQFNILPEMYQVGYTKLFFRAGQIASLEDIRNRTMQAILWIQRRYRGLISRHNFQELKRGVIALQSCIRGWLARKKLINLKSLAISKLDNERINIELHKNFQQIQASVPAVLEMRILKSEAELRQKLVENAALHQQLQQYETRLSEYEAKMKSMEEMWQNQITSLQMSLAAAKKSVAADDRVSQPGRLDALPIHHSHDSESPMSAEARTHEAAPKRHQTSDSGPARDSTDKQNAVGRLAKEFEQQRQAFENDARILVEVKQSGSGMEDLRKLKSHFTAWKKQYGVQLRETKAALHKLANFERKKPRRRWLGCGRK, encoded by the exons ATGTCATCTGCCATGCCCTTAACTCCACTGGCTACAAAGAGTTCGCTGGAGGAAATGCTGGAGGCTCTCGAGCAGAGGGACCGGAAGGCGAAGGATGTGCCACCAGCATTGCCGGTACGACCCACCTTAAGAGGACGCCTTCCTTCTTCGAGGAGGTCATTGCTGTTAAATTCTAAGATAGAAACCAATACAGCTGAATGCCTGATGAAGGATCCGAAGAAATGGGTGCAGAATAAAGATGGGCAGGCTTGGAAGGAAGACAAGGAAGCAGTATTCAAAAGCAGTATCTTTGGAAGCAAAAGGTTCTCAAAATCCGACCAGCCAGAAGAATCTCCTTATGATAAGATATCGAAGCTAGACAGCTATGAAGAAAGGTCAGAAGATGTCAATGGCTCGGGGTCTCCTGTGGACCCCTTGTCGTTGGTGGGTCTGTTGGAAGAGAAGCTGAGATTTGGTCACATAAAAAATTATGTCTTAAAGAAG AAACTTCAGGTTTGGTGTCGTCTTCCAGATGCTGAGTGGGGGTTGGGAGAAATCCAATCAATTTCAGGGAACAATGCTAATATCTTGCTACCTGAGGGCAGA GTTTTGGCAGTGCTTGTAGAAAATCTCTTACCATCAAATCCACAAGTCCTTGATGGAGTGGATGATCTTATACAGCTTAGTTACTTAAATGAACCTTCAGTTCTTCACAATCTTAAATGCAGATATGTTCATGATATGGTTTAT ACCAAAGCAGGGCTTGTTTTGGTTGCAATCAATCCCTTTAAAGAAGTTCCTCTTTATGGAGATGACTATATTGCAGCTTATAAGGAGAAAACTACGGAGAATCCACATGTCTATGCTATAGCTGACAGTGCTTTCAATGAAATGATGAGAG ATGGAGTAAATCAATCTATCATCATTAG TGGTGAGAGCGGAGCTGGGAAAACTGAAACAGCGAAGATTGCGATGCAATACCTTGCTGCCCTGGGGGGTGGCAGTGGTATAGAGTATGAAATTCTTCAGACTAATCCTATACTAGAAGCATTTGGAAATGCAAAGACACTTAGAAATGACAACTCTAGCCGATTT GGGAAGCTGATTGATATACATTTCAGTACATCTGGAAGAATTTGCGGTGCAAAGATCCAAACCT TTTTGCTTGAGAAG TCTAGGGTGGTTCAGCGAGCAAAAGGAGAAAGATCATATCATGTATTCTATCAACTTTGTGCAGGAGCTCCTGCATCCCTCAGAG AGAAATTAAACCTGAAAGCAGCCAACAATTACGAATATTTGAAGCAGAGTGACTGTTTGAGAATTGATGATGTTGATGATGCTTTAAGGTTTCACAGGCTGACG GAAGCATTAGATATTGTTCGAGTCTCTAAGGAAGATCAAGAGAGTGTATTTGCAATGCTTGCTGCAGTTCTATGGCTGggaaatattgagtatttggtAATTGACAATGAAAACCATGTGGAAGTCGTTCCAAGTGAAG CTGTAACAAATGTGACAAAATTGATGGGTTGCAAAGTTCCTGACCTGATGCTGACTTTATCAACTCACAAAATTCAAGCTGGAAATGACATAGTTATTCAAAAGCTGACATTGCCCCAG GCCATCAGCACCAGAGATGCATtggcaaaatcaatttattctaGCTTGTTCGACTGGCTTGTAGAGCAAATTAACAGGTCACTGGAAGTCGGAAAATCACGTACTGGGAGATTTATAAGCATTTTGGACATATATGGGTTTGAATCTTATGAT AAGAACAGCTTTGAACAATTTTGTATAAACTATGCAAATGAAAGACTGCAGCAGCACTTCAATCGACATCCGTTCAAACTTGAGCAGGAG GAATATATCCAAGATGGGATCGACTGGACGAAAGTTGAATTTGCAGACAATACTGAATGTTTAAATCTTTTTGAGAAG AAACCCCTGGGGCTGTTATCTTTATTGGATGAAGAGTTAACTTTCCCCAAAGCAACTGATTTGACCCTTGCTGACAAGCTTAAGCAGCATTTGATTGGTAATCGTTGCTTTAAGGCGGAAAGAGAAGGTGCCTTCAGAATTTGCCACTATGCTGGAGAG GTTTTGTATGAAACAAAtggcttcttggagaagaatggagATCCACTTCATTCAGATTCTATCCAATTGCTTCTGTCTTGTAACTGCCAACTCCCTCAGTTATTGGCTGCTCATTTACTTAATCAATCACAGAATCCAGTTAGTCCTCTTCGACGATTAGGTAGTGTTGAATCACAAAAGCAGAGTGTTGCGATAAAGTTTAAG GGTCAATTATTCAAACTGATGCAGCGGTTAGAACGCACCACTCCTCACTTCATTCGATGCATTAAACCAAACAATAAGCAGCTTCCTGGCATATATGAGAATGATCTCGTCTTACAACAGCTCAGATGCTGTGGGGTTTTGGAGGTAGTCAGGATTTCAAGGTCAGGTTATCCAAGTCGGATGACACATCAACAATTTGCGGAAAG GtatggctttcttctcttggagGATGTTCAGTTTCAGGATCCACTCGGTGTTTCAGTTGCCATTCTTCAACAGTTCAATATCCTACCTGAAATGTATCAAGTTGGTTACACGAAGTTATTTTTCCGTGCAGGACAG ATAGCTTCTCTAGAAGATATTAGAAACCGTACGATGCAAGCAATCCTCTGGATTCAGAGACGTTATCGTGGTCTTATATCTCGCCATAATTTTCAGGAGCTCAAGAGAGGAGTGATTGCACTTCAATCAT GTATCCGTGGTTGGTTGGCAAGGAAGAAATTGATCAATCTAAAGAGTCTAGCAATATCCAAGCTTGATAATGAGAGAATTAATATAGAGCTACATAAGAATTTTCAACAAATACAG GCTTCAGTTCCAGCAGTGCTGGAGATGCGGATTCTGAAGTCTGAAGCAGAACTCAGACAAAAACTGGTGGAGAATGCTGCATTACATCAACAACTTCAGCAATATGAGACAAGGTTGTCAGAGTATGAGGCGAAAATGAAATCTATGGAGGAGATGTGGCAGAATCAAATAACATCTTTGCAG ATGAGTCTGGCTGCAGCAAAAAAGAGTGTTGCTGCTGATGACAGAGTGAGCCAACCTGGAAGGCTTGATGCATTACCAATTCATCACAGTCATGACTCTGAAAGTCCAATGTCTGCTGAGGCACGCACACATGAAGCCGCACCAAAAAGACATCAGACTTCTGACTCTGGGCCGGCAAGAGATTCCACCGACAAGCAGAATGCAGTTGGCCGTCTTGCAAAGGAGTTCGAACAGCAGAGGCAGGCCTTTGAGAATGATGCACGAATCCTTGTTGAGGTGAAGCAGTCAGGTTCAGGCATGGAAGATCTACGAAAATTGAAGTCCCATTTTACAGCGTGGAAGAAGCAGTACGGGGTCCAGCTTCGTGAGACAAAGGCAGCACTTCATAAACTTGCGAATTTTGAAAGGAAAAAGCCCCGTAGAAGATGGTTGGGCTGTGgcagaaagtaa